From the genome of Syntrophomonadaceae bacterium, one region includes:
- a CDS encoding 4Fe-4S binding protein yields the protein MPYRITDDCIACGACTVVCREDAILDGYSCHIVGELTPNIGADQTGPMEQGPADKASRFYRIGAKCNECGACLGVCPTQAIK from the coding sequence GTGCCCTACAGAATAACCGATGACTGCATAGCTTGCGGCGCTTGCACCGTTGTTTGCAGGGAGGACGCTATTTTGGACGGTTATAGCTGTCATATAGTGGGAGAGCTGACTCCGAACATCGGTGCGGATCAGACTGGGCCCATGGAACAAGGGCCGGCAGATAAGGCCAGCCGGTTTTACCGGATTGGTGCAAAGTGCAATGAGTGCGGCGCCTGCCTGGGGGTCTGCCCAACCCAGGCCATCAAATAA
- a CDS encoding YitT family protein, whose amino-acid sequence MIKSPEYAKHLWDYLMVAFGSIVLAIGLAVFLIPNKIAPGGVSGLATIIFYVAGLPVGLTMLALNIPLFMIGFRQLGWAFAAKSFFGTILLSVSIDLLKPIVAAPTEDPLLASIYGGILVGAGLGVVFRAGGTTGGTDLAAQIARHWVKISSGFALVVIDGLVIALAGLVFSLELALYALLSLFITARVIDLVQEGVGYFKAALIISERNLEIGQAILLEMDRGATGLQGRGIYTGTSREVLLCVVSRPEVTKLKNLVARIDPRAFMVVTNVHEALGEGFKEMRGG is encoded by the coding sequence ATGATTAAATCACCCGAATATGCTAAACATCTATGGGACTACTTGATGGTGGCCTTTGGAAGTATTGTGCTGGCCATCGGGCTGGCTGTTTTTTTGATTCCGAACAAAATCGCGCCCGGGGGGGTAAGCGGGCTGGCAACCATCATTTTTTATGTGGCAGGCCTGCCAGTGGGCCTGACCATGCTGGCTTTAAATATTCCTCTGTTCATGATCGGCTTTAGGCAGCTGGGATGGGCATTTGCCGCCAAGTCTTTTTTTGGAACAATCCTATTGTCTGTCTCGATCGATCTCCTGAAACCCATTGTCGCGGCACCTACAGAAGATCCCCTTTTAGCCTCAATTTATGGCGGCATCCTGGTCGGCGCGGGTTTAGGGGTGGTTTTCCGGGCCGGAGGTACTACCGGAGGTACTGACCTGGCAGCTCAGATTGCCCGCCATTGGGTAAAAATTAGTTCAGGCTTTGCCTTGGTAGTTATTGACGGTCTGGTGATCGCTTTGGCCGGATTAGTTTTCTCCCTGGAATTGGCCTTGTACGCTCTTTTATCCCTTTTTATAACTGCCCGGGTAATCGACCTGGTGCAGGAAGGCGTGGGATATTTCAAGGCAGCCCTGATTATTTCCGAACGAAACTTAGAAATTGGCCAGGCCATCCTCCTGGAAATGGACCGGGGGGCAACCGGTTTGCAGGGCAGAGGCATTTACACCGGCACCAGTCGCGAAGTCCTTTTATGTGTGGTCAGCCGACCGGAAGTGACTAAATTAAAAAATCTGGTTGCCCGGATAGATCCCCGGGCCTTCATGGTTGTTACTAATGTACATGAGGCCTTGGGAGAGGGATTCAAAGAAATGCGGGGGGGATAA
- a CDS encoding AarF/ABC1/UbiB kinase family protein, giving the protein MASYLHLKRYRQIVNAFARQGFGYLLDQMGLGEMISWAWQSKDPEKHRLSFGARLRQVMEELGPAFIKLGQMLSTRGDLLPQEVIRELAKLQDRVPPFPFLEAKEIMQDELGASWEKDFRWVEPEPLAAASIGQVHRAELADGRQAVIKVRRPGVEQSIKVDLEIVVDLARLAENRLPKARFYHLVELMEEFARTIKLELDYTQEGRNSDRLRKNLARANLVRIPETFWQYTTARVLTMEYLAGIKLNNLNELDHHRIDRCRVAKKLIEVFLQQILLDGFFHADPHPGNLAVLPDQTLVLLDFGVVGRLSEEQKIHFGTLVLGITSRSSSQVIRALARMGILSADMDTRALRRDVDLLSERYYDLPLGQIRLGEVFVELLDLAFIHQLRIPSELALIVKSLVTVEGIIRELHPQLSMVEIAQPMAGKLMGRRLAPGFLARQAEEYLGEYSSMALEFPRKIDRLVTALVEGRLSLGLSHHNLDQVMRQMEKMANRLSFSLVLLAFSIVMAGLLVATALSAERGRVFLWGLPFLEVSFILASVMVALLCWAIFRSGRI; this is encoded by the coding sequence TTGGCCAGTTATCTGCATCTAAAACGGTACCGGCAGATTGTGAACGCTTTTGCCAGACAGGGCTTCGGTTATTTGTTGGACCAAATGGGGTTAGGGGAAATGATTTCCTGGGCCTGGCAGTCTAAAGACCCGGAAAAGCACAGGCTGTCTTTTGGTGCCCGCCTTCGCCAAGTCATGGAGGAGTTGGGGCCTGCTTTTATCAAGCTAGGCCAGATGCTGAGCACCAGGGGGGACCTTTTGCCCCAGGAGGTTATCAGGGAGCTGGCCAAACTGCAGGACCGGGTGCCTCCTTTTCCGTTTCTGGAAGCCAAGGAAATAATGCAGGATGAATTGGGGGCTTCCTGGGAAAAGGATTTCCGGTGGGTTGAACCCGAGCCATTAGCGGCAGCCTCTATCGGCCAGGTGCACCGGGCGGAACTGGCGGATGGCCGGCAGGCTGTGATTAAAGTGCGCCGCCCTGGTGTTGAACAGTCCATCAAGGTAGACCTGGAAATAGTGGTTGACCTGGCCAGATTGGCTGAAAACAGGTTACCTAAAGCCAGGTTTTACCACCTGGTTGAATTGATGGAGGAGTTTGCCAGAACCATAAAATTAGAACTTGACTATACTCAGGAAGGGCGCAACAGTGACCGGTTGCGAAAGAACTTAGCCAGGGCAAACCTGGTTCGTATTCCTGAAACCTTCTGGCAATATACCACTGCCCGGGTATTAACCATGGAATACCTGGCGGGAATAAAGCTTAACAATTTGAATGAGCTTGATCATCACCGGATTGATCGCTGCAGGGTGGCAAAAAAGCTGATCGAAGTTTTTTTGCAGCAAATTCTCCTGGATGGCTTTTTTCATGCTGACCCCCATCCGGGCAACCTGGCTGTCTTGCCTGATCAAACCCTGGTTTTGTTGGATTTTGGTGTGGTCGGGCGGCTGTCGGAAGAACAGAAAATCCATTTTGGGACTCTGGTTTTGGGCATTACTTCCCGCAGCAGTTCCCAGGTGATCAGGGCCCTAGCCAGGATGGGTATTCTTAGTGCAGACATGGACACCCGGGCCTTGCGGCGCGATGTTGATCTCCTGAGTGAACGGTACTATGACCTTCCTCTCGGGCAGATCCGGCTGGGGGAGGTATTTGTTGAACTGTTGGACCTGGCCTTCATCCATCAGTTGAGAATTCCCTCGGAGCTGGCATTGATTGTCAAGTCCCTGGTCACGGTAGAGGGAATTATCCGGGAATTGCATCCCCAGCTTTCGATGGTAGAAATTGCACAGCCCATGGCCGGGAAACTGATGGGCCGCCGGTTGGCGCCAGGATTTTTAGCCCGGCAGGCGGAGGAATACCTGGGTGAATACAGCAGCATGGCCTTGGAATTCCCTCGCAAAATTGACAGGCTTGTAACAGCTTTGGTTGAAGGGCGCCTTTCTCTCGGCCTCTCCCACCATAACCTGGACCAGGTCATGCGGCAGATGGAGAAAATGGCGAACAGGCTTTCTTTCAGTTTAGTCTTGCTGGCGTTTAGCATAGTAATGGCCGGGCTTTTGGTTGCTACTGCTCTCAGTGCCGAGCGAGGCAGGGTGTTTCTTTGGGGCCTGCCCTTTTTGGAAGTCTCCTTTATTCTGGCTTCAGTGATGGTTGCCCTGTTATGCTGGGCTATCTTCCGTTCGGGCCGTATTTGA